A window from Polyangium spumosum encodes these proteins:
- a CDS encoding chemotaxis protein CheA produces MSAFDASEFLAGYLVEVEEHLSASTTNLLAVETSLHKGQNNPRAVRELFRSLHTIKGLSAMVGVESVVDIAHAMETVLRHADRAAGALSAEAVEALLAGLRAIDERVRALSAESPVAPAPAQLLDALAALEMTNEPAPTAVELDLDPALLAKLSAAEKAQMIQGAEAGRRVLRVDFVPSPARAADGINITSVRENIQTFAEIVKVLPLSVPKTEEAPGGLAFALLVLTDASDEKVAEAAATTPENVQALLTRHEGRAEAPGEAPFVEEDGVEADARKRGIVRVDVARLDDALERLSALVITRFRLMRAVDALAAQGVNVSELGEIVKGYGRQVRDLRGAIMRARMVPVAELLERVPLLVRGLSRGTKKPVRVEIDAGKAELDKAVAERIFPAIVHLIRNAVDHAIESPSERRHLGKNEEGVVRVTCFERSTNQLELGISDDGRGIDRASVAQRASRPLPESDAELLELITQPGLSTLDRATKTSGRGLGMDIVKRAVVELGGELSLRTTPGVGTTFTLFIPLTITIVDAFSFLCGEQTFVAPVAAIEEIVEVAPGELVRGPSRQTRFGEVRFMERRGEIVPLVNLASYFSLSAREAPKALLVRRNGLPLAFGIQRMVGQQEVVIRPLEDPLVKVKGVSGSTDLGDGRPTLVLDLLALCAALSQSRMEAAV; encoded by the coding sequence GTGAGCGCGTTCGACGCGAGCGAGTTCCTGGCTGGTTATCTCGTCGAGGTCGAGGAGCACCTCTCCGCCTCGACGACGAACCTGCTCGCCGTCGAGACCTCATTACACAAGGGCCAGAACAACCCGCGCGCCGTGCGCGAGCTCTTTCGCTCGCTCCATACCATCAAGGGGCTCTCCGCAATGGTGGGGGTCGAGTCCGTCGTGGACATCGCCCACGCCATGGAGACGGTCTTGCGCCACGCCGATCGAGCGGCCGGGGCGCTGTCGGCGGAGGCGGTCGAGGCCCTGCTCGCCGGGCTCCGCGCGATTGACGAGCGGGTGCGCGCCCTGTCCGCGGAGAGCCCCGTCGCGCCCGCGCCCGCGCAGCTCCTCGACGCGCTCGCGGCCCTGGAGATGACGAACGAGCCGGCGCCGACCGCGGTGGAGCTCGACCTCGATCCCGCGCTGCTCGCCAAGCTCTCGGCGGCCGAAAAGGCCCAGATGATCCAGGGCGCGGAGGCTGGGCGCCGCGTGCTGCGGGTCGATTTCGTGCCTTCGCCGGCCCGCGCGGCCGACGGAATCAACATCACGAGCGTCCGCGAGAACATCCAGACGTTCGCGGAGATCGTGAAGGTCCTGCCGCTCTCCGTTCCGAAGACGGAAGAGGCGCCCGGGGGGCTCGCCTTCGCGCTGCTCGTCCTCACGGACGCGTCCGACGAAAAAGTGGCCGAGGCGGCCGCCACCACGCCCGAGAACGTCCAGGCCTTGCTCACCCGGCATGAAGGCCGGGCGGAGGCGCCCGGCGAGGCGCCGTTCGTGGAGGAAGACGGCGTCGAGGCCGACGCGCGCAAGCGCGGGATCGTGCGCGTCGACGTGGCGCGGCTCGACGACGCGCTGGAGCGGCTCTCGGCGCTCGTGATCACCCGATTTCGCCTGATGCGCGCCGTGGACGCGCTCGCCGCGCAGGGCGTGAACGTGAGCGAGCTCGGGGAGATCGTGAAAGGCTACGGCCGGCAGGTGCGTGATCTGCGCGGCGCGATCATGCGCGCCCGGATGGTGCCCGTCGCCGAGCTGCTCGAGCGCGTGCCGCTCCTCGTGCGGGGCCTCAGCCGCGGCACGAAGAAGCCGGTCCGCGTGGAGATCGACGCGGGCAAGGCCGAGCTCGACAAGGCGGTGGCGGAGCGGATCTTCCCGGCGATCGTGCACCTCATCCGCAACGCGGTCGACCACGCGATCGAGTCCCCGTCCGAGCGGCGGCACCTCGGCAAAAACGAGGAGGGCGTCGTGCGGGTGACGTGCTTCGAGCGCTCGACGAACCAGCTCGAGCTCGGCATCAGCGACGACGGGCGCGGCATCGATCGGGCATCGGTGGCGCAGCGGGCTTCGCGGCCCTTGCCCGAGAGCGACGCGGAGCTGCTCGAGCTCATCACGCAGCCGGGGCTCTCGACGCTCGATCGGGCGACGAAGACGAGCGGACGCGGGCTCGGGATGGATATCGTGAAGCGGGCCGTGGTCGAGCTCGGCGGTGAGCTCTCGCTGCGCACCACGCCCGGCGTCGGGACCACGTTCACGTTGTTCATCCCCCTCACGATCACCATCGTCGACGCATTCTCCTTCCTCTGCGGCGAGCAGACGTTCGTGGCGCCCGTGGCGGCGATCGAGGAGATCGTCGAGGTCGCGCCGGGTGAGCTCGTGCGTGGTCCATCGCGACAAACACGGTTCGGCGAGGTGCGGTTCATGGAGCGGCGGGGCGAGATCGTGCCGCTCGTGAACCTCGCCTCCTACTTCTCGCTCTCGGCCCGGGAGGCGCCGAAGGCGCTCCTGGTGCGGCGTAATGGTTTGCCGCTGGCGTTCGGGATCCAGCGGATGGTCGGGCAGCAGGAGGTCGTCATCCGGCCGCTCGAGGACCCGCTCGTCAAGGTGAAGGGCGTCTCCGGCTCGACCGACCTCGGCGATGGCCGGCCCACGCTGGTGCTCGACCTCCTGGCGCTCTGCGCGGCCCTCTCCCAGAGCCGGATGGAGGCAGCCGTATGA
- a CDS encoding PEGA domain-containing protein has protein sequence MADDKGSDLDVFEGLAKKAPRGTTPGLMPPPPSGAARKSTLLGGVGPVPLPPAPPPGSAAPLPPPPSALPPPPGAPSQRPSAPLPPPPGAVTSMPLPPPPGAAAPSAVPLPMPPAPPPGAAAPSAVPLPMPPAPPPGAAAPSVVPLPPPPGAAAASLPLPPPPGAAASVPLPPPVGAPPGEAPAKVGPGGKAVDMDWDDEEESTHVFDASKGAPEIQGGPRPAAGMPPMSSAAAALLSASGGSARPAPLPPPVSAAPLGTLPPGGAMPPPQQPGVATTLASAGVVPLPSMPPSQSPHTTRSEATTVRPRADLIGVQAQPAASSGGSKIGIILGAVALIAVLGLAVFMFLPKKGSLKIDIQAKGGATVGKSEIYVDGQKKCDIAPCVVNDLEPGSKIIKVIAPGFATAESAGAVEAGKETPVMVALETSASTTGSGAVADANATGLKILAATPNTKVWVDGTEKGVLPVELKDLTAGSHKLQFEAGDRYDRLEQTVDIEAGKMKEVGPIKLKVLRGQIILELATEGASVKLVNAKKEEKKIPEKEWKNQPVKIELDPTAGWKLVATKKGLDDFTQDLTFDDGVAEKPIKIALQEPGKSSGGDAVASGSASGSASETGSTTGSTGSTGSTSSGTSSTASTSTGGEKAPPPATGNGTININSIPVSKVVLDGRPLGSTPKVGVSVPAGTHTVIFIHPEKGKKSVSVTVKAGETKTAAVKFK, from the coding sequence ATGGCCGATGATAAGGGCAGCGATCTGGACGTCTTCGAGGGGCTGGCGAAGAAGGCTCCTCGCGGCACCACGCCAGGACTCATGCCGCCGCCCCCGTCGGGCGCCGCCCGCAAGAGCACGCTGCTCGGCGGGGTAGGCCCCGTCCCGCTTCCCCCCGCGCCCCCGCCCGGGAGCGCCGCACCCTTGCCTCCGCCCCCGAGCGCGTTGCCCCCTCCGCCAGGGGCGCCCTCGCAGCGGCCCTCCGCGCCGCTGCCGCCGCCCCCGGGAGCCGTGACGTCCATGCCGCTGCCGCCTCCGCCTGGAGCCGCCGCGCCGTCGGCCGTGCCTCTTCCCATGCCGCCCGCGCCTCCGCCTGGGGCCGCCGCGCCGTCGGCCGTGCCTCTTCCCATGCCCCCCGCGCCTCCTCCGGGCGCTGCCGCGCCGTCGGTCGTTCCGCTGCCACCTCCTCCGGGCGCCGCTGCCGCATCCCTCCCGCTGCCGCCGCCCCCCGGGGCCGCTGCATCGGTGCCGCTCCCGCCTCCCGTCGGCGCGCCGCCCGGTGAAGCTCCCGCGAAGGTGGGCCCCGGCGGCAAGGCCGTCGACATGGACTGGGACGACGAGGAAGAGTCGACCCACGTCTTCGACGCGAGCAAAGGCGCCCCCGAGATCCAGGGCGGCCCGCGCCCCGCGGCTGGCATGCCGCCCATGAGCAGCGCGGCGGCTGCCCTGCTGTCGGCCTCCGGCGGCTCTGCGCGCCCGGCTCCGCTGCCTCCGCCGGTCTCCGCCGCGCCCCTCGGCACCTTGCCTCCTGGCGGCGCGATGCCGCCGCCTCAGCAGCCTGGTGTGGCCACGACGCTCGCTTCTGCCGGCGTGGTGCCGCTGCCCTCGATGCCGCCCTCGCAGTCGCCGCACACCACGCGCTCCGAGGCGACCACGGTCCGTCCGCGCGCCGATCTGATCGGCGTGCAAGCGCAACCTGCGGCCTCGTCGGGCGGCAGCAAGATCGGCATCATCCTCGGGGCCGTCGCGCTCATCGCGGTCCTCGGGCTCGCGGTCTTCATGTTCCTGCCCAAGAAGGGCTCGCTGAAGATCGACATCCAGGCGAAGGGCGGCGCGACCGTCGGCAAGTCCGAGATCTACGTCGACGGCCAGAAGAAGTGCGACATCGCGCCCTGCGTCGTGAACGACCTCGAGCCTGGCTCGAAGATCATCAAGGTCATCGCTCCTGGTTTTGCCACCGCCGAGAGCGCGGGCGCCGTCGAGGCGGGCAAGGAGACGCCGGTGATGGTCGCGCTCGAGACGAGCGCCTCGACCACCGGGTCCGGGGCCGTCGCGGATGCGAACGCGACTGGCTTGAAGATCCTCGCGGCCACGCCGAACACGAAGGTGTGGGTCGACGGCACGGAGAAGGGTGTCCTGCCCGTCGAGCTGAAGGACCTCACGGCCGGCTCGCACAAGCTGCAGTTCGAGGCTGGCGACCGTTATGACCGGCTCGAGCAGACGGTCGACATCGAAGCGGGCAAGATGAAGGAGGTCGGCCCGATCAAGCTCAAGGTGCTGCGTGGCCAGATCATCCTGGAGCTCGCTACCGAGGGCGCGTCGGTCAAGCTCGTCAACGCCAAGAAGGAAGAGAAGAAGATCCCCGAGAAGGAGTGGAAGAACCAGCCCGTCAAGATCGAGCTGGATCCCACGGCTGGCTGGAAGCTCGTCGCCACGAAGAAGGGCCTGGACGACTTCACGCAGGATCTCACCTTCGACGACGGCGTCGCCGAGAAGCCGATCAAGATTGCGCTGCAAGAGCCGGGCAAGTCTTCCGGGGGCGACGCGGTCGCCAGTGGCTCGGCGAGTGGTTCGGCGAGCGAGACGGGCTCGACGACGGGTTCGACGGGCTCGACGGGCTCGACGTCGAGTGGCACCTCCTCGACCGCGTCGACCTCGACGGGCGGCGAGAAGGCCCCGCCGCCGGCCACGGGCAACGGGACGATCAACATCAACTCGATCCCGGTCTCGAAGGTCGTCCTCGATGGTCGCCCGCTGGGCAGCACGCCCAAGGTTGGCGTGAGCGTGCCTGCCGGGACGCACACGGTGATCTTCATCCACCCCGAGAAGGGGAAGAAGTCCGTCAGCGTGACGGTGAAGGCCGGCGAGACCAAGACCGCCGCCGT
- a CDS encoding methyl-accepting chemotaxis protein: protein MAEIDAALSKAAEAERALRRTATQADAIEQAAARLAAESEGRASSGQEQRASLDELADEVESTSATVQALARAQQRICDDAGEVLKGLEATASGLQQLAPSIGSVKNDTEAIASSAEATAAATEEIARSIKGVGANAEELAAASEELLATSITNTKDINDLAERGETNAASMEQVAATIEQMAKGIGRLASDAKGVGERITNMSGAVMSTGSALERVTRDAGEMASAVEETSATAEQMARSIKNVAESAKGLEEAATGSASRVTDIAASVEEVAVTAERNAAAIEANATAAEELARSAQSVAQGAEQINQLAAASAAASAQVEGSTRRIVEIVVDARKTADQSVVIAREGAATVGKSIAGLGDIRQAMVESAGVMKEMGRRAEEIGDIVQTINMIADRTNLLSLNASIEAARAGEHGRGFAVVAEEIRALSDRAAAASADIAKIVRGLQGTAREAVSASAEGVKTAEDASRLAADAERALGTILGGVEGLGRSVRDIERANNEQVQAVTAMTQLAARVNEEGRQIARGAAEQTSAIQSLAQGSSEMRRMARQTKEATSEQARSLRDVVRANTLLTANAEKVSRAMSEQAAGATQLAKAAVQMRTLTHQTSTAMAEQTRALGAVGALAQEVTSAAQRMITGLGEQAAGAAEVARVMDDARKQAAQVARVVAERSRAAKQVDTASRQVATLAAAVKNATGEQAKATTALAKEGESVRRIAKQTARAVAEQAETVAVLATTAARQTSAMQTITRASAEQVGVAEKLAKTFVDVRARARAVAGALLVQARDALATRDTLGQVVDQVSRLRSASAEHADTVAHLGSTFARLRGATNATAGGAASDS, encoded by the coding sequence ATGGCTGAGATCGACGCGGCGCTCTCGAAGGCAGCGGAGGCGGAGCGCGCATTGCGCCGGACGGCCACGCAGGCGGACGCGATCGAGCAAGCCGCGGCGCGCCTGGCCGCGGAGAGCGAAGGGCGGGCCTCGTCGGGCCAGGAGCAACGCGCCTCCCTGGACGAGCTCGCGGACGAGGTCGAGTCGACGAGCGCCACGGTGCAGGCGCTCGCGCGCGCGCAGCAGCGCATCTGCGACGACGCGGGCGAGGTGCTGAAGGGCCTCGAGGCCACGGCGAGCGGGCTGCAGCAGCTCGCGCCGAGCATCGGCAGCGTCAAGAACGACACCGAGGCGATCGCCTCCTCGGCCGAGGCGACGGCCGCCGCGACCGAGGAGATCGCCCGCTCCATCAAGGGCGTCGGCGCGAACGCGGAGGAGCTCGCGGCCGCGAGCGAGGAGCTGCTCGCGACCTCGATCACGAACACGAAGGACATCAACGACCTCGCCGAGCGCGGCGAGACGAACGCGGCCTCGATGGAGCAGGTCGCGGCGACCATCGAGCAGATGGCCAAGGGCATCGGACGTCTGGCCTCGGACGCCAAGGGCGTCGGCGAGCGCATCACGAACATGTCCGGGGCCGTGATGAGCACGGGCTCGGCCCTCGAGCGGGTGACACGCGACGCGGGCGAGATGGCGAGCGCCGTCGAGGAGACCTCCGCCACGGCCGAGCAGATGGCGCGGTCGATCAAGAACGTCGCCGAGAGCGCGAAGGGCCTCGAAGAGGCGGCGACGGGCAGCGCGAGCCGGGTGACCGACATCGCGGCGTCGGTGGAAGAGGTGGCCGTGACCGCCGAGCGGAACGCCGCGGCGATCGAGGCGAACGCCACGGCCGCGGAGGAGCTCGCGCGCTCGGCGCAGTCGGTCGCGCAGGGCGCCGAGCAGATCAACCAGCTCGCCGCGGCCAGCGCCGCCGCGTCCGCGCAGGTCGAGGGGTCGACGCGCCGTATCGTCGAGATCGTCGTCGACGCCCGCAAGACCGCCGATCAGAGCGTGGTGATCGCGCGCGAAGGGGCCGCGACGGTGGGCAAGTCGATCGCGGGCCTCGGGGACATCCGGCAGGCGATGGTGGAGTCGGCCGGCGTGATGAAAGAGATGGGCCGCCGCGCCGAGGAGATCGGCGACATCGTGCAGACGATCAACATGATCGCGGATCGCACGAACCTCCTTTCGCTCAACGCCAGCATCGAGGCGGCGCGCGCGGGCGAGCACGGGCGGGGCTTCGCGGTGGTCGCGGAGGAGATCCGCGCCCTGTCGGATCGCGCGGCCGCGGCGAGCGCGGACATCGCCAAGATCGTCCGGGGCCTGCAGGGCACCGCGCGCGAGGCCGTGAGCGCCTCCGCCGAGGGCGTGAAGACGGCGGAGGACGCCTCGCGCCTCGCCGCCGACGCCGAGCGCGCGCTCGGCACCATCCTCGGCGGGGTCGAAGGGCTCGGCCGCTCGGTGCGCGACATCGAGCGGGCGAACAACGAGCAGGTCCAGGCCGTCACCGCCATGACCCAGCTCGCCGCGCGCGTGAACGAGGAAGGCAGGCAGATCGCGCGCGGGGCCGCCGAGCAGACGAGCGCGATCCAGTCGCTCGCGCAGGGCAGCAGCGAGATGCGTCGCATGGCGCGGCAGACCAAGGAGGCGACGAGCGAGCAGGCCCGCAGCCTGCGCGACGTCGTCCGCGCCAACACGCTGCTCACGGCGAACGCCGAGAAGGTCTCGCGCGCGATGTCGGAGCAAGCCGCGGGCGCGACGCAGCTCGCCAAGGCGGCGGTGCAGATGCGCACGCTGACGCACCAGACGAGCACGGCGATGGCCGAGCAGACGCGGGCGCTCGGCGCGGTGGGCGCGCTCGCGCAGGAGGTCACGAGCGCCGCGCAGCGGATGATCACGGGGCTCGGCGAGCAGGCGGCCGGCGCGGCCGAGGTGGCGCGGGTGATGGATGACGCGCGCAAGCAGGCCGCGCAGGTCGCGCGCGTCGTGGCCGAGCGATCACGCGCGGCCAAGCAGGTCGACACCGCCTCGCGCCAGGTCGCCACGCTGGCGGCGGCGGTGAAGAACGCGACGGGCGAGCAGGCCAAGGCGACCACGGCCCTCGCGAAGGAAGGCGAGTCCGTGCGGCGCATCGCGAAGCAGACCGCGCGCGCGGTCGCCGAGCAAGCGGAGACGGTCGCCGTGCTGGCCACGACCGCGGCGCGACAGACGTCGGCGATGCAGACGATCACCCGCGCGTCGGCCGAGCAGGTGGGCGTCGCCGAGAAGCTCGCGAAGACGTTCGTCGACGTGCGGGCGCGGGCGCGCGCCGTCGCCGGAGCGCTGCTCGTGCAGGCGCGGGACGCCCTCGCCACGCGTGACACCCTGGGTCAGGTCGTCGATCAGGTCTCGCGCCTCCGGAGCGCGAGCGCCGAGCACGCAGACACCGTGGCGCACCTGGGCTCGACCTTCGCCAGGCTGCGAGGGGCAACCAACGCGACAGCCGGAGGAGCGGCTTCGGACTCATGA
- a CDS encoding response regulator: MTEILVVDDSKVMREMIVACLRVVDDSTFTHAASGLEAIEKLALKPFDLVVLDLNMPDIGGFEVIEFIRGQDKLQRLPILVVTTRGDEGSRSRALSTGASQFMTKPFAPDAILANVRSLLRQDAAGGAP, encoded by the coding sequence GTGACTGAAATACTCGTCGTTGATGACAGCAAGGTGATGCGCGAAATGATCGTCGCGTGTCTTCGTGTGGTGGACGATTCCACGTTCACCCACGCGGCGAGTGGTCTCGAGGCCATCGAGAAGCTGGCGCTCAAGCCCTTCGACCTCGTCGTGCTCGACCTGAACATGCCCGACATCGGCGGATTCGAGGTGATCGAGTTCATCCGTGGTCAGGACAAACTTCAGCGTTTGCCCATCCTCGTGGTGACCACCCGAGGCGACGAAGGATCCCGCTCACGCGCCCTCTCGACCGGCGCTTCGCAGTTCATGACGAAGCCCTTCGCGCCCGATGCAATCCTGGCGAACGTGCGGTCCCTGCTCCGCCAGGACGCAGCGGGTGGCGCTCCGTGA
- a CDS encoding ATP-binding protein, whose amino-acid sequence MQGSEPKAMPVQNRGALRRVVWIVDDSALDAERARRALADHYTVQVFPDGTAALEALGSNQAPPDVLVLDWVMPGVSGIEVCRFVRASSMHARMGILLLTARQQTEQVVEGLSAGANDYLSKPYATSELEARVAALVRTITLLDRAEKAEATIRDLLAHVPDALLVLGEQHRITYANPEAKKALGRPSTGSLLGRPICEVLPELSAELFAVATGEEPFALPDITLDGEVYAPTVRVFPVDLGLGSTILALRNVTTRRMAEVRRLDFYSIIAHDLRSPLSAMLMRSELILMGKHGPLPREVIVDLHKMQGSIRTLVGMINDFLDLASIEGGHYKLNKEDVDLGALVESTADLLRPLLVSGELSFELRGTIRQAAVLADRRRLAQVIANLLSNAIKFTPRGGKITAALEDAETYIEMAVEDTGGGIPSDQIPKLFQRYSRADSRMSGTGLGLMIVREVVEAHGGTVGVESTPGRGSRFWFRLPKPSGRGGHRSALAFHAG is encoded by the coding sequence ATGCAGGGTAGCGAACCAAAAGCCATGCCAGTGCAAAACCGCGGAGCCCTGAGGCGGGTCGTCTGGATCGTGGACGATTCGGCGCTCGACGCCGAGCGCGCTCGTCGAGCCCTCGCCGATCATTACACGGTTCAGGTTTTTCCTGACGGCACCGCGGCCCTGGAAGCCCTCGGTAGCAATCAGGCGCCTCCCGACGTGCTCGTGCTCGATTGGGTGATGCCGGGTGTCTCGGGAATCGAAGTTTGTCGCTTTGTTCGTGCGAGCAGTATGCATGCCCGCATGGGCATTCTGCTGCTCACCGCGCGGCAACAGACCGAGCAGGTGGTCGAGGGGCTATCGGCCGGCGCCAACGATTACCTGTCGAAGCCCTATGCGACGAGCGAGCTCGAGGCCCGCGTGGCCGCGCTCGTGCGGACGATAACGTTGCTCGACCGCGCCGAGAAAGCGGAGGCGACCATACGTGATCTTTTGGCGCACGTCCCGGACGCATTGCTCGTGCTGGGCGAGCAGCATCGGATCACGTATGCGAACCCGGAGGCGAAGAAGGCGCTCGGCCGCCCGTCGACGGGGAGCCTGCTCGGCCGGCCGATATGCGAGGTGTTGCCCGAGCTCTCCGCCGAGCTCTTCGCGGTCGCCACGGGCGAGGAGCCGTTCGCGCTGCCCGACATCACCCTCGACGGCGAGGTGTACGCGCCCACGGTCCGCGTCTTCCCCGTCGACCTCGGCCTGGGCTCGACCATCCTCGCCCTGCGCAACGTCACGACCCGGCGGATGGCCGAGGTGCGGCGGCTCGATTTTTATTCCATCATCGCGCACGACCTCCGCTCGCCGCTCAGCGCGATGTTGATGCGCTCCGAGCTCATCCTGATGGGCAAACACGGGCCCCTGCCGCGCGAGGTCATCGTCGATCTGCACAAGATGCAGGGCTCGATCCGGACGCTCGTGGGGATGATCAACGACTTCCTCGATCTCGCGAGCATCGAGGGCGGTCATTACAAGCTGAACAAGGAAGACGTCGACCTCGGGGCGCTCGTCGAGTCCACGGCCGACCTCCTGCGGCCGCTGCTCGTCTCGGGCGAGCTGTCGTTCGAACTGCGCGGCACGATCCGGCAGGCGGCCGTGCTGGCCGACAGGCGAAGGCTCGCGCAGGTCATCGCCAACCTGCTCTCGAACGCCATCAAGTTCACGCCGCGCGGCGGCAAGATCACGGCCGCGCTGGAGGACGCGGAGACGTACATCGAGATGGCGGTGGAGGACACCGGCGGCGGGATCCCGTCGGACCAGATCCCGAAGCTGTTCCAGCGTTACTCGCGCGCAGACAGCCGCATGTCCGGCACGGGCCTCGGGCTGATGATCGTCCGCGAGGTGGTCGAGGCCCACGGCGGCACGGTGGGCGTCGAGAGCACGCCAGGCCGCGGGAGCCGGTTCTGGTTTCGCCTGCCGAAGCCGAGCGGCCGCGGCGGCCACCGATCGGCGCTCGCGTTCCACGCCGGGTGA
- a CDS encoding chemotaxis protein CheW → MSELYVVFKVDDNEYVLQAGDVVQMESFGGATKVPGTAPYVAGLIHIRGRVVPVVDLRLRFGLPKIEPTMDSRVIVVQSGQRTVGLLVDSAREIMKIPPEGLHAPPAWMGADGAGFVKSVAHVERRPGEKRLVMLVHLAKIIGQEGIYVDERNG, encoded by the coding sequence ATGAGCGAGCTCTACGTGGTCTTCAAGGTCGACGACAATGAATACGTCCTCCAGGCTGGGGACGTCGTACAAATGGAGTCGTTCGGCGGCGCGACGAAGGTGCCGGGGACGGCGCCCTACGTCGCGGGGCTCATTCATATCCGGGGCCGCGTCGTGCCGGTCGTCGACCTGCGGCTGCGCTTCGGATTGCCGAAGATCGAGCCGACCATGGATTCACGGGTCATCGTGGTCCAGAGCGGCCAGCGCACGGTGGGGCTGCTCGTCGACAGCGCGCGCGAGATCATGAAAATACCGCCAGAGGGGCTGCACGCGCCGCCTGCGTGGATGGGGGCCGACGGCGCGGGTTTCGTGAAGAGCGTGGCCCACGTCGAGCGCAGGCCGGGCGAGAAGCGGCTCGTGATGCTCGTCCATCTAGCGAAAATCATCGGTCAGGAAGGCATTTATGTCGACGAACGGAATGGCTGA